TCTTGGAGATCGCCCTGGCCCTCTTGTTCCTGGTGCCGCGAGCAGGTTTCGTCGCCGCGATTCTGTTGACGGGCTACCTCGGCGGCGCGGTGATGACACACGTGCGAATCAGCGATCTGTTTTACTTTCCGATCCTCCTGGGCATCGTTATGTGGATCGCCCTGGGCCTGCGGCAACCCGGGATATTCACCTTGGCGCTAGGCAAGCAAGTGGCGCCTCGCGACTAGAACTCACAAGCATCCACAGCACCGGGAGATTCCCCCCATGAAAGTCATGGTCATGGTCAAGGCAACCCAGGATTCGGAAGCGGGCGTGATGCCCAGCGAAGAGCTGCTCAACGAGATGGGCCGCTACAACGAAGAGCTGGTCAAGGCGGGCATCATGCTCGCCGGCGAAGGACTGCACCCCAGCTCGGCCGGCAAACGAGTGCTCTTCTCGGGCAAGAACCGCACGGTCATCGACGGGCCTTTTGCCGAGACGAAAGAGCTGGTCGCCGGCTACTGGATGTGGCAGGTCAAGTCGATGGAAGAGGCCATCGAATGGGTAAAGCGCTGCCCCAACCCGATGCTCACCGATTCGGAGATCGAAATCCGGCCGGTTTACACCCTCGAGGATTTTGGTGAGCATGCCACGCCCGAGATACGCGAGCGCGAGGAACGCCTAGCCGCGGAGATTGAACGCTACAAGCTCGACCCGCCGCGCTTCGAGCGGGGGCGCGAGCGTCTGGTCGCCGGACTGAACGAGACGTACACCTTCGAGACGCGCGTCAACATTCCCACGCAGTGGGAGCGACTCGCGCGGCAACTCGGCAATTCGCCGAGCCAGGTGGGGCAGGCGTCGTACGGCGTCTGCTGGAACTACAAGCCGGGCGTCGGCTTCGACTATCTGGCCGGCATCGAAGTGACCGACACGGGAACGCTGCCGCGGAACTTCACGCAGGTGCAACTGCCCGCCGCGCGTTACGCGGTGTTCACGCATCGCGGACACGTCTCGAAGATCTCCGAGACGCTCGAGGCGATCTGGTCGAAGTGGCTGCCGAACTCGGGGCACACGCCGGCCGAATCCCCCAGCTTCGAGCGCTACAGCGAAGACTTCAACCCACAGACTGGCATGGGGGGCATCGAGATCTGGGTAGCGCTGGCTTCGTAGCGCTTCGTTCGTTTTTCAATCGAGATGGGAAAAGTCTCTGCATCGTGCCGTCGTGCAGCGACAAAAGGACATGCGGGGCAGGGCACTTGCCGGTTGTCTTGTAAAATCGCGCCAATCCTCGGGTTGCTGCGCAACACCGACCATTTTGCGACTCGACGTCGTGTGTAGTCGCCAAGCCCCTTCCGCAAAATGATCGGTGCTACCCGACCTTGGTCGCGCACGCTGAGTTCCAGCATGCGTGCTATCACGCCCTGCTAGCGAAAAGCGCCCTTTGAGCAGTGGCGCAGGCCAATTACACTGCCGCCGCTTCGGTTTCTGCCCAAGCGCCGCCGCGCTTGCGCCTGCGCTCACTGCGAGCGTGCCAGGGAGGAAGGGATTCTGCCATGTCCGGGTTGCCGATTTCGCCACTGCACCGCGCCTTGTCCGTCGCCATCATCGTGCGCGACGATGCCGAGGGCCTGAAAGCCACGCTCGAAAGCGTGCGCGCGATCGCCGACGAGATTGTCGTGGTCGACACGGGTTCGACCGATAAGACGCTCGACGTTGTCGCCCGCTATGGCGCGCGGCAGATCGTGCGTCCCTGGAGCGACGATTTTTCCGCGCCGCGCAACGCCGCCTACGACGCCTGCCGAGGGACCTGGGTGCTGTGGCTCGACGCGGGCGAGACTCTCGACGCCGCATCGGCCCCCGACCTGCGCCGCGCCCTCGACACGATCGTCGATCTGACCAAGGCCTACGTCTTGATGGTCTCGGTCCCGGCGGCCCCCGCATCGCAATACGCCGAGCAAGTCGGCCGCATTCGACTCGTGCCGAAGATGCGCGGGCTAACCTTCACCGGGCGCGTGCGGGAATCGATGCGTCGCTCGATCATCGATCAAGGGCTGGCCATCGAAATCGCCCCGTGGCGGATTCATCGTCCCGCGCGAGATCATCAGGCCGAGCTCAAGAAGCTGAAAGCGCAGCGCGACGTCCGCCTCGTGGAGCTCGAGATCCGCGAGCAAGGAGAACAGCCGCGCCTGCTGCTGGCCCTGGGGGACGCGCTGGTGAACCTGGGACAGACGAAGCAGGCCGCCGGCTGCTATCGCGCGGCGGTCGAACGCTCGGAACGCGGCTCCACCGAGATGCTCGAAGGCTACTACGGCCTGCTGGCCGAGTCGTGTGCCGCGCACCAGACGCTCGACGCGCGCATCGCGACGTGCCTGACCGCGCTCGAAGTCTTTCCCTTCGACGCACAGTTGCTGTGCGTGATGGGGGGCTTCCTGCAGGCCCAGGGACACCAGGATCTCGCCGCGCGGTCCTACCGCACGGCGGTCGACTACGGACAGATCAATCCCGAGACGTGGCACGTGGCCGAAGTAGCCCAGGTGGCCACGATCTGCCTTTCGCTGCTGCTGCAGATGAAAGGAGACGTGGCCGCCGCACGCAACGTGCTCGAAGGACATCTCCAGCGGCACGGCCGCGTCCAACGCATTCAGATGCGGCTCATCGACATCCTGGTGCGCCTGGGGGATGGCCAGCGTGCCTTGGCCGTCGTCGACGAGTTGCCCGCCGACATGCCCCAACGCGAGGCGTTTCGCAGCGCCGTGCGGGGCGCGATCGAGGCACATCGCCAGAACTGGATTTCCGCCGCCGCCTATCTCGAAACGGCCTACCAGGGTGGCTGTCGAGGCCCCATGTGCCTGCGCTGGTTGAGCGTCTCGCGCCTGGCGAATGGCGATCTGCACGCAGCCCAACCGATCCTCGAAGAATGGCTGGCGCTCGAACCGCAAAACCCGGAGATCCCGCAATACCTGGCCGCCTTGGAGCCGATCCTGCGCCATGGCGCCGTCGGTTCGGATACCGCCACGGCGACCAGGACCGCGGTCGCGCCGGCTGCCGATGGCGCTGCCTGGCAGGTGGGCGAGTTCCAAGTCAACGCGGGGCTGCCGGCGTCCGCCGGGGCGATCCCATCTCAGGCCGCGGCGGCGACACCGCCAGCCTCGGCCGCCGCGACGCTGCAAGCGCGTTGCGAAGAGTTGCTCCTGGCTGATCGCACGGATGAGGCCGTCGAGCTCACCGCCCGTTCGGCGAGCAAGGTCGAGTTGTCGCGGGGCTTTGCCGAATTCATGGCGGCGGTCGTGCTGTCGAGTCGTGGGTTCTGGCAGCCGGCCCTCGATCAACTCGCTGCCGCGCGGCGCAGCGGCTACGCGCATCCGCTGGTGGCCTATCAAGCGGCCTATTGCCTCTCGACCCTGGGACGTCATGCAGAAGCCGAGTCCATGCTGCGCCATGAAATGGCGCGCAGTGGCGATTCGCGCGACACGCAAGAAAGGCTAGCGCGTTTAAAACCGGCGGCCCCGGCCCCAGTCGCCACCCCCACTGCCGCCAAGCCCGCGGCCAAACAACCGCCCCGGCCGCACATGATCTCACCGGCCAAGATCGAACCCTTCCGTCTGCCGACGCGACCGCAATAGCACCACATGGCAATCGCCCAGCACAACCGCGCAGACCGTCCTGCATAGCGGTAACATCACGGCTGCTTCCCCACCAAGCCACGCGCCCGCAGCCCGTGCCACTGAAGATTTTTTTATTGCATTTGCGTTTTCATTCGCTAGTATCGCGCATTGACGCGGTTTCATTCTGAATGGGCTGGCCACCGCGCGAGATCAACTCGCGGGTTTCTATGGTCAGGGGACGAAATCGCTTCTGGGCAGCAATGATTCTCTGGGCAATGCTTCGACAAGCTTCTCTTTCTGCGTAGTGTTTTGCGTGCATCAGTGTTCTCGCGCGCAATTGCGCCGGCGGTGCGTACTTGCAGCGCGGTGTGGCCGATTGTGTGTCCCTTAAGCAGGAGGACTCCACATGTTTCGTCATCATCGCTCACCCATCTCGAATCGCAAGACACGTGTACTCTTTCTGTCCCGATCTATGTTGCGGCTCGAGCCGCTCGAATCGCGCTGGCTGCTAACCGCATCCGCTTTCTTCAGCGCCGGGCAGTTGACGGTCGTCGGTGATGGCGCCGCGAACGAAATCGCGATTACCTATGACACCGTCAGCTCGATCAATTATCTGATTGTGACGGACGGAAACATCGAAATCTTCGATGGACGTCCTATGGGCGACAATGTCCGTGCCGATGACGTAACCAGCATCCTGGCGCTGGGTGAGGGTGGAGACGATACCATTGACTGCCAAGACGTAACGGCGGCCAACGACTTCACCGAGATTGAAACCGTCTACCTCAGGGGTGGCGATGGCAATGACTCGCTCATCGGAAGTGCGTACGATGACTTTATGGCGGGTGACGTGGGCGACGACACGCTCGCAGGTGGGGCAGGAAACGACCTCTATGCGTTTATACGCACCGCCAGCGAAGATCTTGGTGTCGATACCCTTGTCGAAGGGACAGGAGCGTTCAATGACGACGCAGACATGTTGTATTTCCCGGCTTTCAACACAGGCATCTCGTTGGATTTGAGCGATACGTCGCAAACGGTCGCTTCCGGAGCCTTGGACTTGAACTTAAACGCCGACGACGCGTTCGAGTTCGTGATTGGAACTGCCTATTCAGATTCGATTACCGGGAATGCTCGAACCAATCTACTCGAGGGTGGAGCAGGTGACGATACGTTGGCAGGGGGCGCGGGGAGCGACTGGTACAATTTCACCGGTTCTGGACTCGGCAGTGATACGATCATCGAAGCCGGAAGTGTTGCGGGTGAGTACGACATTCTTGGCTTCGACGGATTTACTGGTGGAGGGCTGACCATCGACCTGAGCTGCACTTCGACGCAAACGGTGAGCCTAGGCAATCTCAGCCTTACGCTATCCAGCGGGACGGGCATCGAAGGGGTATTTGCCTCCGACGACAATCAGAACGATATGATTACGGGGAATTCGCAAGCCAACCTCTTATGGGGTGGTGGTGGCAACGACACGATCTTCGGCGGGGACGGACGAGACATTATCGCTGGCGGCGACGGCGCCGATTTGCTCGACGGCGGTGCTGACGACGACATCGTCATCTCCGGGGAAATCGATCTTCCGTCTAACTTCGCGTTCATCATGATGGCTATTGACGTGATCCTGACGGAATGGCAATCCGAGAACGATTTCGAAGAACGCGTCGACAACATCAAAGGTATCGGTCCGAACCCGATCGACGAAGACTTCCGCTTGATACCGGAAGACACCGTCAATGATACGGACAACGACGCCGACACGCTGGTCGGCGGCGCCGGCGACGACTGGGGCATGTACGACTTCGGTGAAGATTCGGCGAGTGGATTCGAGGAGACGGACAACATTGGATTCTAAGTCGCGAAATCGAGGCAGCATGGGCGCGCGTCCTTGCCGTGCTTTCTTCGGCAAGCGACGCGCCGCCGTGCTTCGTCATCTCTCCCTTCGCGCTTGCTGATCGGTTCCCGAGCGTCACCGGCCGACGGTGCGCCAGGAGGACTGCAAAGTCATGTGAGTCCGAGGGTGGGTTTCCAGGCGATCTGATCGGCGAGAGCGCGGAGGGGAGCTTGGGAAAAAACGGCAGCCAGTGGCGCCAATTCTGAATCAGACATGCCAGGGGCTCTATCCAAAAAGAAAGTTCTTCCATGAGCCAGCCCTGGTCCGATGCAACGGCCGCAAGAACAGCGACCATCCATCACTACGAACGCTAGCGCCCCCAAGGTTCGCAAAATCCGAGAATGCAGTCCTCCTGGACTTCCGATAGCAACGGTTGCCTCACGCTGTTATTCTGGAATTCGTCCGCCGGCAGGCTGGAAAGCCTCGGCCAACTTGCATTTCAGAGCGTCTTGGCTCCAAGCATCGCTCAACCCACGGCATGAAACTTGACAGCCAGTCATCTTCTCGAGCACCGGACGAGTCTCTCACTCCACCGTCGCGCAAGAATGCAACCAAGAGGCTCTCGTTCCGACTAGCCGCTCTCTTGTTGGGCCTGCTCGTGCCGTTGGTCCTCGGTGAATTGGTGGTGCGAGTTGTTCGCGGAAGGGTGTTCTCGTTGGCCAGTCCGCGCCGTGAACTGATCACGTTGTTGAACTCGAGCCAGGCGCATCAGTACCATCCGCGGCTCGGCTGGCTGCCGACACCGAACACAAAGGTGGATCACCGCTGGAACGTGCCGGCACAGGTCACTATCGACGCGTTTGGTCTGCGCAGCAATGGCGGATTCAAAGACTTTAGCGAGACGCGGCCGATCGTCGCAGTCGGCGATTCCTTTACATTTTGCGAATTCGTTTCCGACGACGAAACCTGGCCTGCGTACCTCGAACGTGCCTTGCGGCGGCCGGTCGTCAACGCTGGGGTTGACGGTTATGGCTTCGATCAGACCGTGCTGCGAGCGGAGGAGTTGGTGCTGGCACCAACAACCAACCCAGAGTGTCTTGTGGTTTCGTTGATTCCAGACAATGTACGTCGCTGCAAGATGGCGTATCGCTTCGCCTGGAAGCCCTATTTCTATTTGGAGTCGAGCGGACTGCAGTTGCGAAACGTTCCGGTCCCGCGTTCCCACCTGGACGATGGCATGGGCGCACTTTGGGAAACCATTGGCTATAGCCATCTGCTGGATGCTGTTTTCTTGCGGGCTGCCCCAGGGGTCTATCTTTCCGAAGCAGGCTGGGCGGTTGAATGTCCGGAGAACGACGGCATCCCTCCAAGTCATATTGCGGCCCTATTGGTGGATCGGCTTAGCGAGCTGCAAGACAAGACGCATGTGCCGATACTGCTGGTCCTCCAGCCTGAGTTTGCCTACCGCTCGGGAAACGAACAACTCGTGGAGCCGCTTATCGATCGTGCGCCGCAGCGGGGCATTCGGGTGCTCAACTTGATCACGGCCGTCCACGCGATGTCGCCGGACGAATCCGCACCGCTGTTTTTTCCCGACTGGTTTGGCCACATGACGCCGGCAGGAAACCGCTGGGTGGCGGAGCAGATTGCCGAGGCCCTGAAGCGGGAGTTTGGAATTCGGCCGTGAAGGAGGCCGCTAGGAACGGGGATCGTCATCTTGTGAGAGCAACTCGCGGCGGGCAACACGCGGTGCATGTCTCGGTCGACTCGAACCAATAGAAGCGACCGGAGCGGAGTAACGGCACCGGAGCGATGCTTGGCCGCGCGAATTCTTTTGGAGTCGCGCGGCGGACGAAGATATACTGCGCTTACGTCGGCGCCCGGTTCGCACCTGGGGTCGCCGCGTTCGCCGCGTCGCTCTACCCTTCTCCGGAACAGCAGGGGCTCGTCGCCATGTCGGCATCAGTACAGCCGGACTCGCCTGCGGGCGAGATCCCGCTCGAGACGCTCGAATTCATCCGTAAGGTGCGCGAGCGCATCGCCACGGTCGTCGTCGGTCAGGACACCGTCGTCGAGCGGATGCTGATCGCGCTGTTCACCGGCGGCCACCTGCTGCTGCAGGGGGTACCGGGCGTGGCCAAGACTTTGCTCGTCTCGGTTCTCTCGCGCTCGATCGATCTCCAATTCAGCCGCATTCAATTCACGGTCGACCTGTTGCCTTCGGACATCGTCGGCTCCGAGATCCTCGATCAGCGGACCAATGAGTTCCGCACCCACAAGGGTCCGATCTTCACGAACCTGCTGCTGGCGGACGAAATCAACCGCGCCGCCCCGAAGGTGCAAAGCGCCCTGCTCGAAGCCATGCAGGAACGCAAGGTGACGATCGGCAACGAAACCTATCCGCTGCCCGCTCCGTTCCTGCTGATTGCCACGCAGAACCCGGTCGAGCAGGCCGGCACGTTCGAGCTGCCCGAAGCGCAACTCGACCGCTTCTTGCTCTGCCATCGACTCGGCTACCCCACGCCGGCCGAGGAGAAAGAAGTCCTCAAACGCAACGCCTTGCTGGGCATTCGCCGCGAGCAGGCCGGCGCCATTGCACGCACCGAGTTCGACGTGCTCGAGCATCAGCCGGTGGCGACCAGCGAGGATCTCGTCCGCGCCATGGAAGTGGCGCATCAGATTCACGTCAGCGAGACCTTCACCGATCACGTGGTCGAGCTGGTGCATCGCACGCGCAAGCACCCGCAGATCGAGTTGGGATGCAGCCCGCGCGCCGGCATTGCGCTGGTCAAGACGTCGCGTGCTCGGGCCTTGATTCATGGCCGGCACTACGTCGTGCCCGAGGATCTGTATGCCTTGGCCGAAGACGTGCTGCTGCACCGCATGCGTTTGAACTACGAAGCGCTCGCCGACGGCTACACGACGACCGACGTGCTGCAATCGATCCTGGGCGACCTCGGCGGGGCTCCGCAGAAGAATGGCCACGCCGCTTCGCTCGCGCGCTAGGGTGGAGAGAGATGATGGAAGGGGTCATCCGCGACCATCGCTTGCTCGACTATCGGCAGTTTCACGTGGCCGTGAAACGCCTGGCTGATAGCCTCAACTACGGCACCGATCGCTCTCCCTTCCTGGGCAGCGGCGTCGAGTTCGTGCAGTCGCGCCCCTATCAGCCGGGCGATTCGATTCGCGCCATCGACTGGCGCGTCACCGCGCGGATGGGCAAGCTCTTCGTCAAGGAGTACGAAACCCCCAAGCGGATGCCGGTCTACCTGCTCGTCGACACGTCGGCCTCGATGACCGTGCGCTCGGGCAAGCGCAGCAAGTACGAAACGGCCGTGTTCGTGGCCGGGGGCGTGGCCCTGGCGTGCCTCGAGCGAGTCAGTCCCGTCGGGCTCCTGGCCGTCGGCAGCCGGCAACTGCACATCCAGCCCACTATGTCGCGCGATATCGCGCTGCAATGGCTGCACCGGCTGCGGACCTACCGCTACGACGAATCGACCTGCCTGGCCCACCGTCTGCGCGAGTTGGGCCCCAGCTTGAAGCAGCGCTCGCTGATCGTCGTCTTGAGCGACTTGCACGACCCGGCCGCGCTCCCCGTCTTAAAACGTATAGGCCAGCAACACGACTGCGCCGTGCTCCACTTCCGCGACCCGGCCGAAGAGGGCCTGCGCGGCGCCGGGTTCTTCCGCGCTCGCGAGGCGGAAACCGGCGAACCGTTCGTAACCCACGGTCGCGCGTCGTGGCTCGATCCGAAGCAAGCGGAGCGCGAACTGAAGCGGGCCGCGATCGACTGCCTCGGCATCGATACGGAGCAACCCTTCGCGCATCGGCTGCGATACTTCTTCCGCGCGCGAGGCCTGCTCGGCCGGGGAGCCCGCTGACCCATGAAGCAAGTCTGCTCGAATCTCGACCTTCGTCGCCTGACGCGCTGCGTGGCGCTCGTCGTCTGGGCCGGCGCGTCGGCCTGGTCGGCCACGGCCGCCGAGGCGCCCGTGCCCCCGCCGTCGAAGGTGGGACTGACGGCGCGCCTGTCCGACGTGATTCTCGCCGGAACGGAGCTCGAAGCCCGACCGTGGGACGATCGCACGCTGCCGCTCGTGCTGCGCATCGAGGCGACCTATCCGCATGGCGATCGCTGGCGCTACGACTTCGCCTATTTTGGTCTCGAACCGGGCAAATATTCGCTGCGAGATTATCTGCGCCGCAAAGACGGCTCCTCGACCGACGACCTGCCACCGCTCGAAGTCGAGATCTCGGGCGCGCTCCCCACGGGCCACGTCGCGCCGCACGAACTGGCCGCCACCGAGATTCCCCAGGTCGGCGGTTATCGTCAGCTCATGATCGCCGCGACGATCGTCTGGCTCGTGGGTCTCGCCCTGATTCTTTTCGCGCGGCGTCGTCACCAGCAGGCGCAGGCCGCCGCGGTCGAACGGCCGCGCACCCTGGCCGAGCGTCTGCGGCCGATGGTCGAAGAAGCCCTGCAGGGCAAGTTGGCGCCGGAAAGCCGCGCCGAACTGGAACGCCTGCTCTTGACCTACTGGCGGCGTCGCCTGCAACTCGAGAACCTCAAGGCGGCCGATGCCATGGCACGGCTGCGCGAGCACGAAGAGGCGGGCGCCATGTTGCGGCAGCTCGAACTGTGGCTCCATCATCCGACGGCGCGCGAGTCGGTCGACCTCGCCGCGCTGCTGCGTCCCTACCAAGATTTGCCGGCCGACCAGGACGCCCTCCAGCCAGCCGCGGAGATGGCGCGATGAGCTTTACCCATCCCGCGATGCTCCTGCTGCTGGTCTTTCCGATCGCGCTCCTCGTGCGCGTCTGGCGTCACGAGGGGCACCGGGTCGTGCTCCCCTGGGATCACGCTCCGCGCCGCCGCTCGCACTGGATGCGTTTTCCCATCGCTTTGGCCGAGTGTCTTCCGGCGCTCCTGCTGGGCGTGGTCATCGTCTTGCTGGCGGGTCCGCAAAAACTGGGCCAACCGCAAACGCGCCGCGCGCTGACGAACATCGAGTTCTGCGTCGACGTCTCGGGGAGCATGACCGCCCCCTTCGGCGAAGGAACGCGCTACGACGCCTCGATGGCGGCGATCAACGAGTTTCTCGACTATCGCCACGGGGACGCGTTCGGGCTGACCTTCTTCGGCAACAACGTGCTGCACTGGGTGCCGCTGACGAGCGATCCCTCGGCTATCCGCTGCAGCCCCCCCTTCATGCGGCCCGAGGTGGCGCCCCCCTGGTTCGGCGGCACCATGATCGGCAAGGCACTGCTGGCCTGCCGCCAAGTGCTGACCAGTCGCGAAGAGGGCGATCGCATGATTATCCTCGTCTCCGACGGCGACAGCTTCGATCTCGGCGGCGGCAACGACGAGGAGCTCGCCGCCCTGTTTGCCGCCGACAATATCGCGATCTACGCCGTCCACATTGGGGGAGGAGATGCCCCCGCGCCGATCGTGAATCTCACGGGACTGACGGGGGGCGAGATCTTTCAGCCCGGCGATCGCGCGGGGCTCGAGGCGGTCTTTCGGCGCATCGACGCCATGCAGCAGACGCGGCTCGAAAAGGTCGAGGCCGAGGCCATGGATGATTTCGCCCCCTATGCCCTGATCGGCCTCTCGCTCGTCGGCGCCGGTACCTTGAGCCTGTTCGGATTGAGGTACACGCCATGGTAGCCGAAGCCGCTGCCTTGATCGTGGCCATCTTCGCGCTGGGCGCCGAGCTTCTCCACGCGCGTCGCGTGCGTCGCCTGGCGCAGCTCAGCTTCGGGCCGGGAGAACGCCCCCGTGCCTGGGCCAGATTTGCCCCGCTGGCGCGCGTACTCTCCCTCTCCGCGCTCGCCTGGGGGCTGAGCACCCTCTATCTGCTTCAGCCCAAGGTCCACGCGGCAGAGAAGATCGCCGACAACGAGAAGCGGCATCTCATGCTGGTGCTCGATGTCTCGCCCAGCATGCGTCTGCAGGATGCCGGCCCCACGCACAAGCAAAGCCGCACGCAACGCGCGGCCGACCTGATCGAATCGCTCTTCCAGCGCAGCATCAGCGGCCAGTTTCTCATCAGCGTGGTGG
This genomic window from Pirellulales bacterium contains:
- a CDS encoding glycosyltransferase is translated as MSGLPISPLHRALSVAIIVRDDAEGLKATLESVRAIADEIVVVDTGSTDKTLDVVARYGARQIVRPWSDDFSAPRNAAYDACRGTWVLWLDAGETLDAASAPDLRRALDTIVDLTKAYVLMVSVPAAPASQYAEQVGRIRLVPKMRGLTFTGRVRESMRRSIIDQGLAIEIAPWRIHRPARDHQAELKKLKAQRDVRLVELEIREQGEQPRLLLALGDALVNLGQTKQAAGCYRAAVERSERGSTEMLEGYYGLLAESCAAHQTLDARIATCLTALEVFPFDAQLLCVMGGFLQAQGHQDLAARSYRTAVDYGQINPETWHVAEVAQVATICLSLLLQMKGDVAAARNVLEGHLQRHGRVQRIQMRLIDILVRLGDGQRALAVVDELPADMPQREAFRSAVRGAIEAHRQNWISAAAYLETAYQGGCRGPMCLRWLSVSRLANGDLHAAQPILEEWLALEPQNPEIPQYLAALEPILRHGAVGSDTATATRTAVAPAADGAAWQVGEFQVNAGLPASAGAIPSQAAAATPPASAAATLQARCEELLLADRTDEAVELTARSASKVELSRGFAEFMAAVVLSSRGFWQPALDQLAAARRSGYAHPLVAYQAAYCLSTLGRHAEAESMLRHEMARSGDSRDTQERLARLKPAAPAPVATPTAAKPAAKQPPRPHMISPAKIEPFRLPTRPQ
- a CDS encoding VWA domain-containing protein produces the protein MSFTHPAMLLLLVFPIALLVRVWRHEGHRVVLPWDHAPRRRSHWMRFPIALAECLPALLLGVVIVLLAGPQKLGQPQTRRALTNIEFCVDVSGSMTAPFGEGTRYDASMAAINEFLDYRHGDAFGLTFFGNNVLHWVPLTSDPSAIRCSPPFMRPEVAPPWFGGTMIGKALLACRQVLTSREEGDRMIILVSDGDSFDLGGGNDEELAALFAADNIAIYAVHIGGGDAPAPIVNLTGLTGGEIFQPGDRAGLEAVFRRIDAMQQTRLEKVEAEAMDDFAPYALIGLSLVGAGTLSLFGLRYTPW
- a CDS encoding DUF58 domain-containing protein, with the translated sequence MMEGVIRDHRLLDYRQFHVAVKRLADSLNYGTDRSPFLGSGVEFVQSRPYQPGDSIRAIDWRVTARMGKLFVKEYETPKRMPVYLLVDTSASMTVRSGKRSKYETAVFVAGGVALACLERVSPVGLLAVGSRQLHIQPTMSRDIALQWLHRLRTYRYDESTCLAHRLRELGPSLKQRSLIVVLSDLHDPAALPVLKRIGQQHDCAVLHFRDPAEEGLRGAGFFRAREAETGEPFVTHGRASWLDPKQAERELKRAAIDCLGIDTEQPFAHRLRYFFRARGLLGRGAR
- a CDS encoding GyrI-like domain-containing protein — its product is MKVMVMVKATQDSEAGVMPSEELLNEMGRYNEELVKAGIMLAGEGLHPSSAGKRVLFSGKNRTVIDGPFAETKELVAGYWMWQVKSMEEAIEWVKRCPNPMLTDSEIEIRPVYTLEDFGEHATPEIREREERLAAEIERYKLDPPRFERGRERLVAGLNETYTFETRVNIPTQWERLARQLGNSPSQVGQASYGVCWNYKPGVGFDYLAGIEVTDTGTLPRNFTQVQLPAARYAVFTHRGHVSKISETLEAIWSKWLPNSGHTPAESPSFERYSEDFNPQTGMGGIEIWVALAS
- a CDS encoding DoxX family protein, translated to MSSKTPRIIGWVLSVLISLFLIGASGVPKFIEWEGKAEMFDKMGVTNDLIMKIGVLEIALALLFLVPRAGFVAAILLTGYLGGAVMTHVRISDLFYFPILLGIVMWIALGLRQPGIFTLALGKQVAPRD
- a CDS encoding MoxR family ATPase, producing the protein MSASVQPDSPAGEIPLETLEFIRKVRERIATVVVGQDTVVERMLIALFTGGHLLLQGVPGVAKTLLVSVLSRSIDLQFSRIQFTVDLLPSDIVGSEILDQRTNEFRTHKGPIFTNLLLADEINRAAPKVQSALLEAMQERKVTIGNETYPLPAPFLLIATQNPVEQAGTFELPEAQLDRFLLCHRLGYPTPAEEKEVLKRNALLGIRREQAGAIARTEFDVLEHQPVATSEDLVRAMEVAHQIHVSETFTDHVVELVHRTRKHPQIELGCSPRAGIALVKTSRARALIHGRHYVVPEDLYALAEDVLLHRMRLNYEALADGYTTTDVLQSILGDLGGAPQKNGHAASLAR